From a region of the Blastopirellula marina genome:
- the trpE gene encoding anthranilate synthase component I has translation MPYLPEFSEFEKLAEKFEIIPVYRRLISDSMTPVSAFHKLDDGKPACLFESVVGGEKVGRYSFIGIHPEYHLSATRDQVTITSNEGTETFTSANPLEELRKRLDTGNVAHIEGLPPFNGGAIGYAGYDVVRYVENLPNAPQDDRHLPDLSFGFYNNLVVFDNVTKTAYVIVMAKCPQGKPNDHQAIYNAACQQAEEIVAQLTKHDPTLTPTDIDLAGYPTIAYRSNFTQEDFEAAVRKCVEYIVAGDIFQVVFSQRLEVDIQSDPFEIYRTLRIVNPSPFMFFLRTPETTLVGSSPEIMVRVMDGTVTVRPLAGTRPRGLTEAEDAHLAEELLADPKERAEHVMLVDLGRNDVGRVAKYRSVQLSDVMAIERYSHVMHITSNVTGELPEGKDAFDAMAACLPAGTVSGAPKVRAMEIIDEIEPNRRGPYAGAVGYIDYGGNMDTCIALRTIVIQDGIAYVQAGAGIVADSDPKMEYQETLNKARGILKAIEITEKRSAAQKNSK, from the coding sequence ATCGGCGCTTGATCAGCGATTCGATGACCCCGGTCTCGGCATTTCACAAGTTAGACGACGGCAAGCCAGCTTGCCTGTTTGAAAGTGTCGTCGGTGGCGAGAAGGTGGGCCGCTACAGCTTTATCGGAATTCATCCCGAATACCATCTCAGCGCGACACGTGATCAAGTCACCATCACCAGCAACGAGGGAACCGAGACCTTCACCAGTGCCAACCCGCTGGAAGAGCTCCGCAAGCGGCTGGATACCGGCAACGTCGCCCACATCGAAGGGCTCCCCCCGTTTAACGGTGGCGCGATTGGTTACGCGGGGTACGACGTCGTGCGCTACGTCGAGAACCTTCCCAACGCCCCCCAGGATGATCGCCACCTGCCAGACCTTTCGTTCGGCTTCTACAACAACCTGGTCGTCTTCGATAACGTCACCAAAACGGCCTACGTTATCGTCATGGCCAAGTGCCCCCAGGGCAAACCCAACGATCATCAGGCCATCTATAACGCTGCCTGTCAGCAAGCCGAAGAGATTGTCGCTCAGCTGACCAAGCACGACCCGACCCTCACCCCGACCGACATCGATCTGGCCGGCTACCCCACGATCGCGTACCGCTCGAACTTCACTCAGGAAGACTTCGAAGCAGCCGTTCGCAAATGTGTCGAGTACATCGTGGCCGGTGATATCTTTCAGGTCGTCTTCAGCCAACGCCTGGAAGTCGACATCCAGAGCGACCCATTCGAGATCTACCGCACGCTACGGATCGTGAACCCCAGCCCGTTCATGTTCTTCCTCCGCACGCCCGAAACCACCCTGGTCGGCAGTTCGCCAGAGATCATGGTCCGCGTGATGGATGGCACGGTTACCGTTCGCCCGCTGGCTGGCACTCGTCCGCGTGGTTTGACCGAAGCGGAAGACGCCCACTTGGCCGAAGAACTACTGGCCGACCCGAAAGAACGTGCCGAACACGTGATGCTGGTCGACCTGGGACGCAACGACGTCGGCCGCGTAGCCAAGTACCGCAGCGTCCAGCTTTCCGATGTGATGGCTATCGAACGCTATAGCCACGTGATGCATATCACCTCGAACGTCACCGGCGAGTTGCCGGAAGGGAAAGACGCGTTCGACGCCATGGCGGCCTGTTTGCCGGCCGGTACCGTATCGGGCGCACCCAAAGTGCGGGCCATGGAAATCATCGACGAGATCGAACCCAATCGCCGCGGCCCTTACGCCGGTGCGGTGGGCTACATCGACTACGGTGGTAACATGGATACGTGTATCGCCCTGCGAACGATCGTCATTCAAGACGGCATCGCCTACGTTCAGGCTGGGGCCGGGATCGTCGCCGACAGCGATCCGAAAATGGAATATCAGGAAACGCTCAACAAGGCCCGCGGCATTCTCAAAGCGATCGAGATCACCGAGAAACGATCCGCTGCCCAGAAGAACAGCAAGTAA
- a CDS encoding putative quinol monooxygenase translates to MIHVIATINLNPGTRDAFLVAFHELVPKVLEEDGCITYGPTIDVDASLGDVQEGPRDNTVTVVEAWESVEHLQAHLVAPHMNEYREQVKDMVTDMKVQVLAPA, encoded by the coding sequence ATGATCCACGTCATCGCAACTATCAACCTGAATCCTGGCACCCGCGACGCCTTCCTGGTAGCATTCCACGAACTGGTTCCGAAGGTACTGGAAGAAGATGGCTGCATCACCTACGGACCCACGATCGACGTCGACGCAAGCCTCGGCGACGTGCAGGAAGGCCCCCGCGACAACACCGTCACCGTTGTCGAAGCCTGGGAATCGGTCGAGCACCTTCAAGCTCACCTCGTTGCCCCGCACATGAACGAGTACCGCGAGCAAGTCAAAGACATGGTCACCGATATGAAGGTGCAAGTCCTAGCCCCAGCGTAA
- a CDS encoding class I SAM-dependent methyltransferase codes for MRFILSITLFVVLLLGNRAWAQETAAPESVKPGINDSFLDPELDVESYVKRFEVESREVFAARNEIVERMKLSPGDRVADIGTGTGLFVEPFSEAVGEKGWVYALDIAPKFVERVEKLAEIRSLSNVTPVLCGQDDIRLAPGSINAAFICDVYHHFEYPEQSLASIHKAMSPGGKLVVIDFNRIPGESREWTINHVRAGKEVFRAEIEKAGFRFVNEVEVPSFKENYFLQFERK; via the coding sequence ATGCGTTTCATTTTGTCGATCACTCTGTTCGTTGTTTTGCTACTGGGCAACCGTGCCTGGGCTCAAGAAACGGCTGCTCCTGAAAGTGTGAAGCCAGGGATCAATGATTCGTTTCTCGACCCAGAGTTGGATGTCGAGTCGTACGTGAAGCGGTTTGAGGTTGAGAGCCGCGAGGTCTTTGCGGCCAGGAACGAGATCGTCGAGCGGATGAAGCTTTCGCCGGGGGACCGGGTGGCCGATATCGGTACCGGCACCGGGCTGTTCGTCGAGCCGTTTTCCGAAGCGGTTGGCGAGAAAGGCTGGGTCTACGCGCTGGATATCGCTCCGAAGTTTGTCGAGCGGGTCGAGAAACTGGCCGAGATTCGCAGCTTAAGCAATGTGACGCCGGTACTGTGCGGGCAGGATGATATTCGTCTGGCACCGGGCAGCATCAATGCCGCATTTATCTGCGATGTGTATCACCACTTTGAATACCCCGAGCAGTCGCTGGCCTCGATTCACAAAGCGATGTCGCCCGGCGGCAAGCTGGTGGTGATCGACTTCAACCGCATCCCAGGCGAATCACGGGAGTGGACGATCAACCATGTGCGAGCGGGCAAAGAAGTCTTCCGTGCCGAGATCGAAAAGGCAGGCTTCCGATTCGTGAACGAGGTGGAGGTTCCTTCGTTCAAAGAGAATTACTTCCTGCAGTTTGAACGGAAGTAA